A DNA window from Streptomyces bacillaris contains the following coding sequences:
- a CDS encoding aldo/keto reductase: MRYRTLGGTGIEVSAHCLGTMMFGAAGNPDHDDSVRIIHAALDAGINFVDTADMYSSGESEIIVGKALKGRRDDVVLATKVHFPMGEGPNRGGNSRRWIVKEVEESLRRLGTDWIDLYQVHRPDHTTDIEETLSALTDLVRQGKIRTFGCSTFPAEEIVESHVAAERRGLGRFRTEQPPYSILARGIEKSVLPVCRRYGMGVLTWSPLASGFLTGRYRRGGTIDLSTGRAALHPHRFDPSSPLTAAKLEVVERLVAVAESIGTTLPELAVAFPIAHPAVTSVIIGPRTMDQLESLLKGASLTLDDETLDRIDAIVPPGTDVYPPDGVWTPPSLTEVPLRRRPVGERSGA, from the coding sequence ATGCGCTATCGCACACTCGGCGGCACCGGCATCGAGGTGAGTGCCCACTGTCTCGGCACGATGATGTTCGGCGCGGCGGGCAATCCCGACCACGACGATTCCGTACGGATCATCCATGCCGCCCTGGACGCGGGCATCAACTTCGTCGACACGGCGGACATGTACTCCTCCGGCGAGTCCGAAATCATCGTCGGCAAAGCGCTCAAGGGCCGTCGCGACGACGTCGTCCTGGCCACGAAGGTCCATTTCCCGATGGGCGAGGGCCCCAACCGGGGCGGGAATTCACGGCGTTGGATCGTCAAGGAGGTCGAGGAGAGCCTGCGGCGCCTGGGCACCGACTGGATCGACCTCTACCAGGTCCACCGCCCGGACCACACGACGGACATCGAGGAGACCCTGTCCGCGCTCACCGACCTCGTACGGCAGGGCAAGATCCGTACGTTCGGCTGCTCGACGTTTCCGGCGGAGGAGATCGTCGAGTCCCATGTGGCCGCCGAGCGGCGGGGGTTGGGGCGCTTCAGGACCGAGCAGCCGCCGTACTCGATCCTCGCCCGGGGCATCGAGAAGTCGGTGCTGCCGGTCTGCCGCCGGTACGGCATGGGGGTCCTCACCTGGAGCCCGCTGGCCTCCGGCTTCCTGACCGGCCGATACCGCAGGGGCGGCACGATCGACCTGTCCACCGGCCGCGCGGCCCTGCACCCCCACCGCTTCGACCCGTCGTCCCCGCTCACCGCCGCCAAGCTGGAGGTGGTGGAGCGGCTGGTGGCCGTGGCCGAGAGCATCGGCACCACGCTGCCCGAGCTGGCCGTCGCGTTCCCCATCGCCCACCCGGCGGTCACCTCGGTGATCATCGGCCCGCGCACGATGGACCAGTTGGAGAGCCTGCTCAAGGGCGCTTCGCTGACGCTGGACGACGAGACCCTGGACCGGATCGACGCCATCGTGCCGCCGGGGACGGACGTCTACCCGCCGGACGGCGTCTGGACCCCGCCCTCCCTCACCGAAGTCCCGCTGCGCAGGCGGCCGGTGGGCGAGAGGTCGGGGGCGTAG